One part of the Aurantibacillus circumpalustris genome encodes these proteins:
- a CDS encoding HNH endonuclease, with protein MIKNSIELFNGINKFLDKQKTKKLILNGVIVHTIQKDGDYFCCYINKRKYWLEFSKRHRSNQLKSFIHLFDENKAEHSIVQLTLDSSNFTIENNVFQIRQNRGMTIGRKIQGLEAEFKSLMYTQGFSKKDIIATGDCSKPNYKILLADILLWLKIRVRTKLTLEEKYRGVEDRSTENESEVELDDVLDIESKTEGGQKVVISMRAERNTKLRATAMKIHGLKCKACGFDFQKKYGAWGKDYIEVHHAVPLSTNSKRETDPAKDLTVVCSNCHRMIHRKKNITLTIQELKVKLG; from the coding sequence ATGATAAAAAATAGTATTGAACTCTTCAATGGCATCAATAAATTCCTAGACAAGCAAAAAACAAAAAAACTTATCTTAAACGGTGTCATAGTTCATACAATACAAAAGGATGGAGATTATTTTTGTTGTTATATAAACAAACGAAAATATTGGTTGGAATTCAGTAAGAGGCACAGAAGCAATCAACTCAAGAGCTTTATTCACCTTTTCGATGAGAATAAAGCTGAACACAGCATAGTTCAATTAACTTTAGATTCAAGTAATTTTACAATTGAAAATAATGTATTTCAGATACGACAAAATCGTGGCATGACAATAGGCAGAAAAATTCAAGGATTAGAAGCTGAATTTAAAAGCTTAATGTACACGCAAGGATTTAGTAAAAAAGACATCATTGCTACTGGGGATTGCTCAAAACCGAATTACAAGATTCTCCTGGCGGATATTCTGTTGTGGTTAAAAATTAGGGTAAGAACAAAGCTAACGTTGGAAGAAAAATATAGAGGCGTTGAAGATAGATCAACCGAGAATGAATCAGAAGTTGAATTAGATGATGTGCTTGATATTGAAAGTAAGACGGAAGGAGGGCAAAAGGTTGTTATCTCTATGAGAGCTGAAAGAAACACGAAATTAAGAGCTACGGCAATGAAGATTCATGGGCTGAAGTGCAAAGCTTGTGGGTTTGATTTCCAGAAAAAATATGGGGCATGGGGAAAAGACTATATTGAAGTCCATCATGCAGTTCCGTTGAGTACAAATTCGAAAAGGGAAACAGATCCTGCAAAAGACCTAACTGTGGTTTGTTCTAATTGCCACAGAATGATTCATAGGAAGAAGAATATTACCCTTACTATTCAGGAATTAAAAGTGAAATTGGGTTGA
- a CDS encoding helix-turn-helix domain-containing protein — MKKKIIKREKTLSDFTTNAMEQAAMERYLEFEAHERENEKKNNKKRYKKHQVFKRSTHEIDLYLNEIDKEKRDAENRKSNPVRIYNEKLRQLKAYQVESPANGLINEFRVALNIPLEYIANEMGVTKQAVLNYETNEKKRILSMEILDRFAKLMGLKLIYYFVPDEKTPLQLIKEKVLDLIDDLPEKQKMSYYITNENIREQIKTEDLDKYSVEKYSGVKKQQRLFMKTIDSIPKSLWKSDKKKK, encoded by the coding sequence ATGAAAAAGAAGATTATCAAAAGGGAGAAAACTCTTTCGGACTTTACAACGAATGCGATGGAACAGGCTGCTATGGAAAGATATTTAGAATTTGAAGCGCATGAACGAGAGAATGAAAAAAAGAATAACAAAAAAAGATACAAAAAGCATCAAGTCTTCAAAAGAAGCACGCATGAAATAGATCTATACTTGAATGAGATCGACAAGGAAAAAAGGGATGCTGAAAATAGAAAATCAAATCCTGTTAGGATATATAATGAAAAGTTAAGACAATTAAAGGCTTATCAAGTAGAATCTCCAGCGAATGGTTTAATAAATGAATTTAGAGTGGCATTGAATATACCGCTGGAATATATAGCTAATGAAATGGGTGTTACCAAACAAGCTGTATTAAATTATGAAACTAACGAGAAAAAGCGAATTCTAAGTATGGAAATCCTGGATAGGTTTGCTAAATTGATGGGGTTGAAATTGATTTATTATTTTGTGCCAGATGAAAAGACACCTTTACAATTAATTAAAGAGAAGGTATTAGATTTGATAGATGACCTTCCAGAAAAGCAAAAAATGAGTTATTACATTACTAATGAAAATATACGAGAACAAATAAAAACAGAAGACCTAGATAAGTATTCTGTTGAAAAGTACTCAGGCGTAAAAAAGCAGCAAAGGTTATTCATGAAAACAATAGACAGTATTCCAAAGTCATTATGGAAAAGTGACAAGAAAAAAAAATAG
- a CDS encoding DUF5131 family protein, producing MSKSNIEWTEVTWNPTTGCDKITAGCKFCYAEVLTKRLKAMGQPKYQNGFNITLHEAELKRPYGWRKPCMVFVNSMSDLFHKEVPLEFIQRVFETMNETPLITYQVLTKRAERLAELSQFLNWTDNIWMGVSVEDEKVMDRIGYLKLTQAKIKFLSLEPLIGPLPNLNLDGIEWVICGGESGPGRRPIDPQWAREIRDSCFTSNVPFFMKQMDKKIPIPDDLMIREFPQTNNSNNQLNNQKITTMKTTTEIQTKQAILAKLSPFKKEIGQALINGENPESLAIRLAEKRVMPVPTAQAYITMVRKLFDKVETLPAKMETIVTQKNNVVAKNVRTKISDVKDVAVDVEEGEITTIKFEITINLKKSK from the coding sequence ATGAGTAAATCTAACATTGAATGGACAGAAGTAACATGGAATCCAACAACAGGTTGCGATAAAATTACAGCAGGTTGCAAATTCTGCTATGCAGAAGTCTTAACTAAAAGATTGAAAGCAATGGGGCAACCCAAGTATCAAAATGGATTTAATATAACCCTTCATGAAGCAGAGCTAAAAAGACCTTATGGGTGGAGGAAACCTTGTATGGTATTCGTGAATAGTATGAGTGACCTATTCCACAAAGAGGTGCCTTTGGAGTTTATTCAACGAGTTTTCGAAACGATGAATGAAACCCCACTTATTACTTACCAAGTCTTAACAAAGCGTGCTGAGCGACTTGCAGAGTTGAGTCAGTTTCTCAATTGGACTGATAATATTTGGATGGGTGTTTCTGTGGAAGATGAAAAAGTGATGGATCGTATTGGTTATTTAAAATTGACACAGGCAAAAATAAAATTTCTTTCCCTTGAACCACTAATAGGGCCTCTACCAAACTTGAATCTCGATGGTATTGAATGGGTCATTTGCGGTGGTGAGTCAGGACCAGGAAGAAGACCTATTGATCCACAATGGGCAAGAGAGATCAGGGATAGTTGTTTTACTTCTAATGTTCCATTTTTTATGAAACAAATGGACAAAAAAATTCCAATTCCTGATGATCTCATGATTCGTGAATTTCCACAAACAAATAATAGTAATAATCAATTAAACAATCAAAAAATAACAACCATGAAAACAACAACAGAAATCCAAACAAAACAAGCAATCTTAGCAAAGCTTAGTCCATTTAAGAAAGAAATTGGACAAGCATTAATAAATGGTGAAAATCCAGAATCCTTAGCTATTAGACTTGCTGAAAAAAGAGTAATGCCTGTTCCAACAGCGCAAGCTTATATTACAATGGTTCGAAAACTGTTTGATAAAGTAGAAACATTGCCAGCTAAAATGGAAACGATTGTTACACAAAAAAATAATGTTGTTGCTAAAAATGTGCGCACAAAAATTAGTGACGTGAAGGATGTCGCTGTTGATGTTGAGGAAGGTGAAATAACAACCATCAAATTCGAAATTACAATTAACCTTAAAAAAAGCAAGTAA